The proteins below come from a single Terriglobales bacterium genomic window:
- a CDS encoding substrate-binding domain-containing protein: MKKLKFLVSLRKRESSYQRQNAAAVQEAANRLGVEVEVVFAVNDAIDQGDKLLKVIHSSHDLRPDGILCAPVGTTMLQVARSAAAAGMGWAILSREAAYIEDFRRSYKTPMFSVRIDHKEVGRIQARQMGAFLPQGGLALCLLGPSGHPNTEERLSSMLSVKPANIQVKTLTTDWTQEGASKAVTRWLRLGTRHDAPVNLVAAQNDEMAIGARQALRQDVPKRELESWMNLPYLGSLCCPDTGPEWIRQGLLTASIINPSTADVALEMMVRAIQTHTQPPERTVLSPASYPEIEKLAARPAPRSS, from the coding sequence GTGAAGAAACTTAAGTTCCTGGTTTCGTTGCGAAAGCGAGAAAGCAGCTATCAGAGGCAGAATGCTGCCGCCGTACAGGAGGCAGCCAATCGCCTTGGGGTGGAAGTCGAAGTCGTTTTTGCCGTAAACGACGCAATCGACCAGGGCGACAAGTTGCTGAAAGTCATCCATTCTTCGCACGATTTAAGGCCTGACGGAATACTGTGCGCTCCCGTCGGGACCACCATGCTGCAAGTGGCACGCTCTGCCGCGGCAGCCGGTATGGGTTGGGCGATCCTGAGCCGTGAAGCCGCCTATATTGAAGACTTTCGTCGCAGCTATAAGACCCCGATGTTTTCCGTTCGCATTGACCACAAGGAGGTTGGGCGAATCCAAGCAAGGCAAATGGGAGCTTTCCTTCCACAGGGTGGCTTGGCTCTGTGTCTGCTTGGTCCTAGCGGTCATCCCAATACGGAAGAGCGCTTGAGTTCCATGCTGAGCGTTAAACCCGCCAATATTCAGGTGAAAACCTTGACGACGGATTGGACCCAGGAGGGCGCATCCAAGGCCGTGACACGCTGGTTGCGGCTGGGGACCCGGCACGACGCACCGGTAAATCTGGTGGCTGCACAAAATGACGAAATGGCAATCGGTGCGCGGCAGGCCCTTCGACAGGACGTGCCTAAGCGTGAACTGGAGTCGTGGATGAATCTGCCTTATCTCGGCTCCCTGTGTTGTCCTGATACTGGCCCGGAGTGGATTCGCCAAGGTTTGCTGACTGCTTCCATTATTAATCCATCAACCGCCGATGTTGCCCTTGAGATGATGGTGCGGGCAATTCAAACCCATACCCAGCCGCCGGAGCGTACGGTGCTTTCTCCAGCGTCTTACCCGGAAATAGAAAAGCTGGCCGCAAGACCTGCGCCACGCTCCAGTTAA
- the kdsB gene encoding 3-deoxy-manno-octulosonate cytidylyltransferase: MKTIAIIPARLASTRLPRKVLREIAGRPMLAHVYEAARRSPQLADVIVATDSNEIVELCKKNSWSVRLTSAEHRSGTDRVHEVAQSVDADVYINVQGDEPLARIEHIFALIELMHDPAVEVGTIKTPCSPEDINNPSAVKVVTDLKGRALYFSRATIPCDRDQAGQVRYFKHLGFYAYRKAALDRFCKLPESELERNERLEQLRFLDNGIEIHVAETPYDTIGVDTEEDLHRAERFLKTVSS, encoded by the coding sequence TTGAAAACCATTGCCATCATTCCCGCGCGCCTTGCCTCCACACGTTTGCCAAGAAAAGTCCTGCGCGAAATTGCCGGACGCCCCATGCTGGCCCACGTTTATGAAGCCGCGCGCAGGTCTCCGCAACTGGCGGATGTGATCGTCGCCACCGATTCCAATGAGATCGTAGAGTTATGCAAAAAAAATAGCTGGAGTGTGCGCCTGACCTCAGCCGAGCACCGCAGCGGCACCGACCGCGTGCATGAAGTCGCGCAGAGCGTTGACGCCGACGTCTACATTAATGTACAAGGCGATGAACCCCTCGCACGGATTGAGCACATTTTTGCCCTCATCGAACTGATGCACGACCCCGCGGTTGAAGTCGGGACTATCAAGACGCCCTGCTCACCCGAAGACATCAACAATCCCAGCGCGGTGAAGGTGGTTACCGATCTCAAGGGCCGCGCCCTGTATTTTTCCCGCGCCACCATTCCCTGCGACCGTGACCAGGCCGGCCAAGTCCGATACTTCAAACATCTTGGCTTCTACGCCTATCGCAAAGCGGCGCTCGACCGCTTCTGCAAATTGCCGGAATCCGAGCTGGAACGCAACGAACGCCTGGAGCAGTTGCGCTTTCTGGATAACGGCATCGAGATCCACGTCGCCGAAACGCCGTATGACACGATTGGGGTAGATACGGAAGAGGACCTGCACCGCGCCGAGAGGTTCCTGAAAACGGTATCATCCTGA
- a CDS encoding M48 family metallopeptidase, with protein MPDALQSGILPHDSPEAKRYNRIRRWLGIGDSVLGIALLVVLLATGWTGELRDIALKASYHNSYPLAVFFYVFELALLAKLLSLPLDYYGFRLEHRFNLSNQKLRGWIADEVKAFFVSLVLFSILIELLYLTIRFAPEIWWLVAWIIFIVLSVFFAQIAPVVLFPLFYKFNPLENDELRDRLVRLSERAGTRVRGVYEWKLSEKSKKANAALTGLGATRRIILADTLLENYTPDEIEAVLAHELGHHVHKHIFKSIIVQVAVTFLGFYAVDTVMRYAIERRHMFEQMSDFASLPLLALVFALLSLLLMPLLNAYSRHNEREADLYCWKSIPSIAPFVSSMNKLCEQNLGERQPSRFVEWLFHSHPAVARRIAAAEQFAQKSGVK; from the coding sequence ATGCCCGACGCTCTCCAATCCGGTATTCTTCCTCACGACTCGCCTGAAGCGAAGCGTTATAACCGCATCCGCCGCTGGCTGGGCATAGGTGACAGTGTCCTGGGCATTGCTCTCCTGGTAGTTTTGCTGGCTACAGGATGGACCGGCGAGCTGCGCGACATCGCATTAAAGGCTTCGTACCATAATAGTTATCCGCTCGCCGTATTCTTTTACGTCTTCGAGCTGGCCCTGTTGGCAAAATTGCTGAGCTTGCCGCTCGATTACTACGGCTTTCGCCTCGAGCACCGCTTTAATCTCTCCAATCAAAAGCTGCGTGGCTGGATCGCCGATGAAGTCAAAGCGTTTTTTGTGAGCCTGGTTCTATTTTCCATCTTGATTGAACTGCTTTATCTAACCATCCGCTTTGCGCCTGAGATTTGGTGGCTGGTGGCCTGGATTATCTTTATTGTGCTCTCCGTATTTTTTGCCCAGATTGCGCCCGTGGTCCTGTTTCCGCTTTTCTATAAATTTAATCCGCTGGAAAACGATGAGTTGCGCGACCGTCTGGTGCGCTTGAGTGAGCGCGCCGGCACGCGGGTGCGCGGGGTTTACGAATGGAAGCTTTCCGAAAAAAGCAAAAAGGCCAACGCCGCGCTCACCGGCCTGGGTGCAACCCGGCGCATCATCCTGGCCGATACGCTGCTGGAAAATTACACACCTGATGAAATTGAAGCCGTGCTGGCCCACGAATTAGGGCATCACGTGCACAAGCATATTTTCAAATCGATCATTGTGCAGGTGGCCGTGACCTTCCTTGGGTTTTATGCCGTGGATACCGTCATGCGCTACGCCATCGAGCGGAGGCACATGTTCGAGCAGATGTCCGACTTCGCCAGCCTGCCGCTTCTCGCCCTGGTCTTCGCGCTGCTTTCTCTGCTGCTCATGCCGCTGTTGAATGCCTACTCCCGCCACAACGAGCGCGAAGCCGACCTGTACTGCTGGAAATCAATTCCTTCCATCGCGCCCTTTGTTTCCTCGATGAACAAGCTTTGCGAGCAAAACCTCGGCGAGCGCCAGCCCTCGCGCTTTGTGGAGTGGCTGTTTCACTCGCATCCGGCAGTCGCGAGAAGAATCGCTGCGGCCGAACAGTTCGCGCAGAAATCCGGTGTCAAGTAG
- a CDS encoding MarR family transcriptional regulator yields the protein MKGAAQTESKRRRTGSVEEAVFLELFRTTDMLSRGVIHVLKAEDLSATQYNVLRILRGAPEGLTCGEIGSRMITRDPDITRLLDRLEKRGLVARCRETKDRRMVLTRISPDGLKLLARLDEPVQEAHRKQLGHLGRQRLRQLMELLQEARRQLEAA from the coding sequence ATGAAGGGAGCAGCCCAGACCGAGAGCAAACGGCGGCGCACCGGTTCGGTTGAGGAGGCGGTATTTCTCGAGCTGTTCCGCACCACAGACATGTTGTCACGCGGCGTGATCCATGTGCTCAAGGCGGAAGATCTTTCTGCGACGCAGTATAACGTGCTGCGAATCCTGCGCGGTGCACCAGAAGGACTGACCTGCGGCGAAATCGGCAGCCGCATGATTACGCGGGACCCGGACATCACCCGCCTGCTCGACCGCCTGGAGAAGCGCGGCCTGGTTGCACGCTGCCGGGAAACAAAGGACCGGCGCATGGTGCTGACCCGGATCTCGCCCGACGGACTCAAGCTCCTGGCCCGGCTCGATGAACCGGTGCAGGAAGCGCACCGCAAGCAATTAGGGCACCTGGGCCGGCAGCGCCTGCGGCAGCTCATGGAGCTGCTGCAGGAGGCGCGCCGCCAGCTCGAGGCAGCCTGA
- a CDS encoding pirin family protein, with the protein MSLRPVKEIIQTKQTIEGAGVKLQRAFGFGKTKDFDPFLLLDDFRNDKPEDYQAGFPWHPHRGIETITYVLAGSVEHGDSLGNRGKMTAGDVQWMTAGSGILHQEMPRGDTQGRMHGFQLWANLPASLKMTDPRYQDIPSSAIPEITDDDGTSVRVICGEFWGKKGPVEGVAADPNYLDVSVPPGQRKRLKVETTRNAFAYVFAGSGTFREASAPRAVLTEPATDPNAPAKYDVSNHSLVLFGRGDEITVQAGDEGIRFLLVSGKPIEEPVAWYGPIVMNTQEELRQAIGELHTGGFIKHR; encoded by the coding sequence ATGTCGCTCCGTCCAGTTAAAGAAATTATTCAAACCAAGCAGACCATCGAGGGCGCGGGTGTGAAACTACAGCGCGCCTTCGGCTTCGGCAAAACCAAGGATTTCGATCCCTTCCTGCTGCTCGACGATTTCCGCAACGACAAGCCGGAAGATTACCAGGCGGGATTTCCCTGGCATCCGCACCGGGGGATCGAGACCATCACCTACGTCCTGGCAGGCTCGGTGGAGCACGGCGACAGCCTGGGCAACAGAGGCAAAATGACTGCCGGCGACGTGCAGTGGATGACCGCAGGCAGCGGTATTCTGCACCAGGAGATGCCAAGGGGTGACACGCAGGGCCGTATGCACGGCTTCCAACTGTGGGCCAACCTGCCAGCATCGCTGAAGATGACCGATCCGCGGTATCAGGACATCCCGTCGAGTGCGATTCCCGAGATCACTGACGATGATGGCACCAGCGTGCGCGTCATCTGCGGCGAGTTCTGGGGCAAGAAGGGACCGGTCGAGGGCGTGGCCGCCGATCCGAACTACCTGGATGTGTCGGTCCCGCCCGGCCAGAGGAAGCGGCTCAAGGTGGAAACCACGCGGAATGCTTTCGCGTATGTTTTCGCCGGATCGGGCACGTTCCGCGAGGCCTCAGCTCCGCGTGCGGTTTTAACGGAGCCGGCCACCGACCCCAACGCCCCGGCCAAGTACGACGTCAGCAATCACTCGCTGGTGCTGTTTGGCCGCGGCGACGAGATCACGGTTCAGGCCGGCGACGAGGGTATCCGCTTCCTGCTGGTGTCAGGCAAGCCGATCGAGGAGCCGGTTGCCTGGTACGGCCCGATTGTGATGAACACGCAGGAAGAATTGCGTCAGGCAATCGGTGAATTGCACACCGGCGGCTTCATCAAACATCGCTGA
- a CDS encoding YceI family protein, translating into MSTLATPQIATTTTTWNIDPVHSTAEFKVKHMMISNVKGQFTGVKGTLTLDESKVINSRVEASIDAASINTHEAQRDAHLKSADFFDVEKFPTLSFKSTRITRASDGDLAVAGDLTIHGVTRSVVFTVEGPTAPGKDPWGNTRVGLTATTKINRKDFGLTWNAALETGGILVGDDVTITLEVQFVKA; encoded by the coding sequence ATGAGCACACTGGCTACACCACAAATCGCTACCACAACCACAACCTGGAACATTGACCCCGTGCACTCGACTGCTGAGTTCAAGGTCAAGCACATGATGATCTCGAACGTGAAGGGGCAGTTCACCGGCGTCAAGGGCACACTCACCCTGGACGAAAGCAAGGTCATCAACTCGCGTGTCGAGGCCTCGATCGACGCTGCCTCCATCAACACGCATGAAGCCCAGCGCGATGCGCATCTTAAGAGCGCCGACTTTTTCGACGTGGAGAAGTTCCCCACGCTTTCTTTCAAGTCCACCCGCATCACCCGCGCCAGCGATGGCGACCTGGCAGTGGCGGGAGATCTGACGATCCACGGCGTCACACGCAGTGTGGTGTTCACCGTGGAAGGACCGACGGCTCCGGGCAAAGATCCGTGGGGCAATACGCGTGTGGGGTTAACGGCGACCACGAAGATTAATCGCAAGGACTTCGGCCTGACCTGGAACGCCGCGCTTGAGACCGGTGGGATTCTCGTCGGCGACGACGTGACCATCACGCTGGAGGTCCAGTTCGTGAAGGCGTGA
- a CDS encoding phosphoglucomutase/phosphomannomutase family protein translates to MPQEQIKFGTDGWRAVIADDFTFENVRLASAAIASYILKNEDPAKGLVVAYDTRFQSGRFAQLVAETVAAAGIPVRLAHESTPTPALSYAVKNLGAAGGVVVTSSHNPWNWNGIKFKAKYGGSATPAIIAKIEGEFRAGAAPKAASAAKITETDFKQPYIEAITKFADLDLIAKARFKFAIDAMYGAGRGMLAGIFRERGIEFVEIRGEINPLFPGINPEPIEPHVKMLQETVVREKCHAGFVTDGDADRIGAVAEDGSFVDSHKVYSVLLRWLLERKKWPGEVVRAFNTTRMLDRIAARYGRRLHECGIGFKYICDLMLEREILIGGEESGGIGIPRHLPERDGILNSLLLAAVMAEENKTLAQLVADLQREYGPHYYGRLDLHIPDDMKTRAIGRASNGPQQLGHFKILRKDTIDGVKFYLDAPTNGNGAEAWVLLRASGTEPLLRIYSEAAAPELVKQILHDAENFVRN, encoded by the coding sequence ATGCCCCAAGAACAAATTAAATTCGGCACCGATGGCTGGCGCGCCGTCATTGCCGACGATTTTACCTTTGAAAATGTGCGCTTGGCCTCTGCCGCCATTGCCTCATACATCCTCAAGAACGAGGATCCGGCCAAGGGCCTCGTCGTCGCCTATGATACCCGCTTCCAGTCCGGACGTTTTGCCCAGCTCGTTGCCGAAACGGTCGCTGCGGCGGGAATTCCCGTGCGCCTGGCGCATGAGTCCACCCCCACGCCTGCACTCTCTTATGCTGTCAAAAACCTGGGCGCCGCAGGCGGAGTCGTGGTGACCTCGAGCCACAATCCCTGGAATTGGAACGGCATTAAATTCAAAGCCAAGTACGGAGGCTCCGCCACGCCCGCGATTATCGCCAAGATCGAAGGCGAATTTCGCGCCGGCGCTGCGCCCAAGGCTGCCAGCGCGGCCAAAATCACCGAGACCGATTTCAAGCAACCCTACATCGAGGCCATCACGAAATTTGCCGATCTCGACCTCATCGCCAAAGCCCGCTTCAAATTCGCTATTGACGCCATGTATGGCGCCGGGCGTGGCATGTTGGCTGGCATATTCCGCGAGCGCGGCATCGAATTTGTGGAAATTCGCGGCGAGATCAATCCCCTGTTTCCTGGAATCAATCCTGAGCCGATCGAGCCGCATGTGAAGATGTTGCAGGAGACCGTGGTCCGCGAAAAGTGTCACGCCGGTTTTGTTACCGATGGCGACGCCGACCGCATCGGCGCCGTCGCCGAAGATGGCAGCTTCGTGGATTCGCACAAGGTCTATTCCGTGCTGTTGCGTTGGTTGCTGGAGCGCAAGAAGTGGCCGGGAGAAGTCGTGCGCGCCTTTAACACCACGCGTATGCTCGACCGCATCGCCGCCCGTTACGGACGCAGGCTGCACGAGTGCGGCATCGGCTTCAAGTACATCTGCGATCTCATGCTGGAGCGCGAGATCCTCATCGGCGGAGAAGAATCCGGAGGCATCGGCATCCCCCGCCATCTTCCCGAGCGCGATGGTATCCTAAACTCGCTTTTGCTGGCGGCGGTGATGGCCGAGGAAAACAAAACTCTCGCGCAACTGGTGGCAGATTTGCAGCGCGAATACGGTCCTCACTATTACGGGCGTCTCGACCTGCACATCCCCGATGACATGAAGACCCGGGCGATCGGCCGTGCTTCGAACGGCCCGCAGCAGTTAGGCCACTTTAAGATTTTGCGCAAGGATACAATAGATGGTGTGAAGTTTTACCTTGACGCTCCCACCAACGGCAACGGCGCTGAGGCCTGGGTATTATTACGCGCCTCCGGTACCGAGCCTCTGCTGCGCATTTACTCCGAGGCGGCCGCGCCGGAGTTGGTAAAGCAGATTCTCCACGACGCAGAAAACTTTGTCCGCAATTAG
- a CDS encoding mannose-1-phosphate guanylyltransferase, with amino-acid sequence MENFYPVILAGGRGTRFWPLSRKRRAKQVLALDGKRTMVQHTVSRLKLLAGEKSLWVITNGDLREVIAAQLPRVRPQQIIAEPIGRNTAPAIGLAAFILARLNPAAVIGMFPSDHVIADENKFVKIISQAIQVAAQGENMVVLGIRPTHAETGYGYIEAGEKAPKGLLRVKRFTEKPNAERAQEFLDAGNYFWNSGMFVWSAQTLTRALREHLSETTPYLEEIAAAFGTPGFARTFTRLYPKCENISVDYALLEPRSAKGEHASNLYCIPSAFGWNDLGSWAALYDYHAAKDHAGGNVINGAASFALDAEGNFVHAPKKFVAVVGVRNLVVVETDDALLITTRENCQDVGKIVKHLDEKKLEKLL; translated from the coding sequence ATGGAAAACTTTTATCCCGTCATCCTGGCCGGAGGCCGTGGTACCCGCTTCTGGCCTTTGAGCCGCAAGCGCCGTGCCAAGCAGGTGCTTGCACTCGATGGCAAGCGCACCATGGTGCAGCATACGGTTTCACGCTTAAAGCTGCTGGCGGGAGAAAAATCTCTTTGGGTCATTACCAATGGCGATCTGCGCGAAGTGATTGCCGCTCAGCTGCCACGCGTCAGGCCGCAACAAATTATTGCCGAGCCCATCGGGCGCAACACTGCTCCCGCGATCGGGCTGGCAGCTTTCATCCTTGCGCGTCTCAACCCCGCGGCTGTCATCGGCATGTTTCCTTCCGACCATGTCATCGCCGATGAAAATAAGTTTGTAAAAATTATCAGCCAGGCAATCCAGGTCGCTGCGCAGGGCGAGAACATGGTGGTGCTCGGAATCCGTCCCACCCATGCCGAAACCGGTTACGGATACATCGAGGCCGGCGAAAAGGCGCCCAAAGGCTTGCTTCGCGTGAAGCGTTTTACGGAAAAGCCCAACGCTGAGCGCGCCCAGGAGTTCCTCGACGCGGGCAATTATTTCTGGAACAGCGGCATGTTCGTGTGGAGCGCCCAAACATTGACGCGGGCGTTGCGCGAGCACCTTTCTGAGACCACTCCTTATCTGGAGGAGATCGCCGCTGCCTTCGGCACTCCCGGCTTTGCCAGGACGTTTACCCGGCTGTATCCCAAGTGCGAGAACATCAGCGTGGATTACGCCCTGCTCGAACCCCGCTCGGCCAAGGGTGAGCACGCATCGAACTTATATTGCATTCCCTCTGCCTTTGGATGGAATGATCTGGGGTCATGGGCCGCCCTGTACGATTACCACGCTGCAAAAGATCATGCTGGCGGTAACGTCATCAACGGCGCCGCCAGCTTTGCCCTGGATGCGGAAGGCAACTTCGTTCACGCTCCCAAAAAATTTGTTGCGGTGGTTGGAGTAAGAAATCTGGTGGTGGTTGAAACCGATGACGCCCTGCTCATCACCACGCGCGAAAACTGCCAGGACGTGGGTAAGATTGTGAAGCACCTGGACGAAAAGAAGCTGGAGAAACTATTGTAG